The following proteins come from a genomic window of Lycium ferocissimum isolate CSIRO_LF1 chromosome 4, AGI_CSIRO_Lferr_CH_V1, whole genome shotgun sequence:
- the LOC132054251 gene encoding uncharacterized protein LOC132054251, with protein MIQHPDKDYINPIKVETRDQQAYCFHVDEELDGQPWYYDIKKLLEMREYPKNATNKQKRTLRRMANHFFLNKEIMYRGTLDLRLLRCVDAAEERRLLEEVHVGTCGPHNGFTLA; from the coding sequence ATGATCCAACATCCGGACAAGGATTACATCAACCCTATCAAGGTAGAAACACGTGACCAGCAAGCATATTGTTTTCATGTTGATGAGGAATTGGACGGCCAACCATGGTACTATGACATTAAGAAGTTGCTCGAGATGAGAGAATATCCGAAAAATGCTACTAACAAACAGAAGCGGACCTTAAGGAGAATGGCAAATCATTTCTTCCTCAACAAAGAAATCATGTATAGAGGGACTCTAGACCTCAGATTGCTAAGATGTGTGGACGCTGCAGAGGAGAGAAGGTTGTTAGAAGAAGTACACGTAGGAACATGTGGACCCCATAATGGATTCACTTTGGCATAG